In Shewanella aestuarii, a genomic segment contains:
- a CDS encoding DNA replication terminus site-binding protein gives MALDELANFVCENASLIHMYRLPNLPLGAEDEQPESIEIKNIFDGTDQQSKSFLKQALTQLEINAFEENTYLAKRYPGLVVLPPLLKDAFRKLNDRVTSLREEFYASVKRGFKNRQSVHENLHKILPNLVLLSAVRNIRYVEQDIDELASVNFYWLSKKMVKHVKHESATEIINDGVAKLRNKDCFGLTNEELLIRQKKELELISRVPKSSSIVEIRYARVQPFIDVWGRNESDSRNTKLLGLNASLPVIMFSMPHQIKQLCNYNYKAPKKINLPVLIHRKHWYVK, from the coding sequence GTGGCATTAGATGAGCTGGCTAACTTTGTTTGTGAAAATGCATCGTTAATTCATATGTATAGACTTCCTAACCTCCCTTTAGGGGCAGAAGATGAACAACCTGAAAGCATTGAAATAAAGAATATTTTCGATGGTACAGACCAACAATCAAAATCATTTTTAAAGCAGGCGTTAACACAATTAGAGATAAACGCTTTTGAGGAAAACACATATCTAGCAAAACGGTATCCAGGACTGGTTGTGTTACCTCCTCTTTTAAAAGATGCTTTTCGTAAGTTAAACGATAGGGTTACTTCTCTTAGAGAAGAGTTTTACGCTTCAGTTAAAAGAGGATTCAAGAATCGCCAGTCAGTGCACGAAAATCTACACAAAATTTTGCCTAACCTTGTTTTATTGTCTGCGGTAAGAAATATAAGGTACGTAGAGCAAGATATAGATGAACTGGCATCTGTGAATTTTTATTGGCTGTCAAAGAAGATGGTTAAACACGTAAAGCATGAGTCGGCCACTGAAATTATCAATGATGGCGTAGCTAAATTACGTAATAAAGACTGCTTTGGTTTGACAAATGAAGAGTTACTAATTAGGCAAAAAAAAGAGTTAGAGTTGATTTCAAGGGTGCCTAAATCATCGAGTATTGTGGAAATTCGATATGCCCGAGTACAACCATTTATCGATGTTTGGGGGCGAAACGAATCGGATTCAAGAAACACTAAATTATTAGGGTTGAATGCTAGTTTACCAGTGATCATGTTTAGTATGCCACACCAGATAAAGCAGCTTTGTAATTATAATTACAAAGCACCAAAAAAAATCAATTTGCCGGTACTGATCCATAGAAAGCATTGGTATGTAAAATAA